A single genomic interval of Nasonia vitripennis strain AsymCx chromosome 3 unlocalized genomic scaffold, Nvit_psr_1.1 chr3_random0006, whole genome shotgun sequence harbors:
- the LOC100115555 gene encoding uncharacterized protein LOC100115555: protein MAAMNLVQSKHRSKYYYDRKHVQHFRTEEMVYVLFLKNPKSHESFSIGYYVQYTHNEFKCKFISYRRETEQNEDPAKWFVSQLYMLAEELTNMYENPLPMKDVDQRSFVSDTICTSVEDRSTRRMSKSEIIATLRDNIVERLTTVVTSTTITQESRFSIILQNKEKYISFTKHIDGSDINFKFIDSFRFMSSSLDKLASYLDKLEIADKEFKKEFTDVQIELLRRKGVFPYDHIKSFENLNETSLPDKKSFCSSLYDSGISDENYNYAQTVWKAFNIKTLGQYSGLDHYLKTDVLANVFEDFRSKCLHTYELDPAHYYTTPGFTWDAMLKYTGIKLQLMTDIDMLLFVDRGIRGGINQCCNKYAKANNRYMESEYDEDEWSKYLMYYDVNNLYGWVMTQSLPCDGVKWVGDLNNDFFNVCDDTLVGYILEVDLKNPKSVPDTHKDLPLCPEHAAPPESNQEKLVTTLNNKERYVLHYVALKQALKYGLRLKHIHRALQFNQKPWLKPKIDLNSEMRKNVKNKFKKMLFKLFNNAVYGKIMENDRKRVDGKLVNQWEGRYGCEAYIAQPNLHSCAIFNENLVAVQLARTEISVRKPIYIRLAVLDLSKSLVYCFHYEYMQERVGDNAKLLYTGTDSLIYEVSDVGMYAVMKTDLHESDTSNYPADNQFNIPLVNKK, encoded by the exons ATGGCAGCGATGAATCTAGTACAATCAAAACACCGCTCGAAATACTATTACGACAGGAAACATGTGCAACACTTTAGAACAGAAGAAATGGTCTATGTTCTGTTCTTAAAGAACCCAAAATCG CATGAATCCTTCAGCATTGGCTACTATGTTCAATACACTCATAATGAATTCAAGTGCAAGTTCATCAGCTACAGAAGAGAAACAGAGCAAAACGAAGATCCTGCAAAATGGTTTGTTTCACAACTCTATATGCTAGCCGAAGAACTCACCAACATGTACGAGAATCCCTTACCAATGAAGGATGTGGATCAGAGATCTTTTGTTTCTGATACGATTTGCACATCTGTGGAGGACCGTTCAACGCGACGGATGTCAAAGTCTGAGATCATTGCCACCTTACGGGACA ATATCGTGGAGCGGCTCACAACGGTTGTAACCTCAACTACAATAACTCAAGAA AGTCGATTCTCTATCATACTGCAAAATAAAGAGAAGTACATCTCGTTCACGAAGCACATTGATGGAAGCGACATCAACTTCAAGTTCATCGACTCTTTTCGATTCATGTCATCTTCGCTTGATAAACTAGCTTCTTACTTGGACAAGTTGGAAATAGCCGACAAAGAGTTTAAGAAGGAGTTTACTGATGTTCAAATTGAGTTGCTCAGAAGAAAGGGTGTGTTCCCATACGATCACATAAAATCATTTGAGAACCTGAACGAGACCTCGCTTCCAGATAAAAAGAGTTTCTGTAGTAGCCTCTATGATAGTGGAATATCAGACGAGAACTACAACTATGCTCAGACGGTCTGGAAAGCTTTCAATATCAAAACTCTTGGCCAGTACTCTGGACTTGACCACTATCTAAAAACTGACGTACTGGCCAACGTGTTTGAAGACTTCAGATCCAAGTGTCTTCATACCTATGAGCTAGATCCTGCTCATTACTATACCACCCCTGGATTTACATGGGATGCCATGTTGAAGTATACTGGCATCAAGCTTCAGCTAATGACCGATATTGATATGCTGCTCTTCGTCGACCGAGGCATCCGAGGTGGTATTAACCAATGCTGTAATAAGTATGCCAAGGCTAATAATCGATACATGGAGTCTGAATACGATGAGGATGAATGGTCAAAGTACCTGATGTACTATGATGTCAACAACCTATACGGATG GGTAATGACTCAATCCCTGCCTTGTGACGGCGTTAAATGGGTGGGAGACCTGAATAACGACTTCTTTAACGTCTGTGACGATACTCTAGTAGGATACATCTTGGAAGTAGACCTCAAGAATCCGAAAAGTGTTCCTGATACTCACAAAGACCTTCCACTCTGTCCAGAGCATGCAGCACCACCAGAATCAAACCAAGAGAAGTTGGTAACCACTCTGAACAACAAGGAGCGCTATGTCCTGCATTACGTCGCTCTCAAACAAGCTCTTAAGTACGGTCTTCGATTGAAGCATATCCATCGTGCTCTCCAATTTAACCAGAAGCCATGGTTGAAGCCAAAAATTGACTTAAACAGCGAGATGAGAAAGAATGTGAAGAATAAGTTCAAGAAGATgctcttcaaactctttaacAACGCAGTGTATGGTAAGATCATGGAGAATGATCGAAAGAGAGTCGACGGGAAGCTGGTAAACCAGTGGGAAGGTCGCTATGGCTGCGAGGCATACATTGCTCAGCCCAACTTGCACAGCTGTGCGATTTTCAACGAGAATCTCGTGGCTGTACAACTTGCACGCACTGAGATCTCTGTCCGCAAGCCCATCTACATTAGATTGGCAGTGTTGGACTTGTCAAAGAGCCTTGTTTACTGCTTCCACTACGAATACATGCAGGAGCGAGTGGGAGACAACGCTAAGTTGCTTTACACGGGCACAGACAGTCTCATCTATGAGGTCAGCGATGTAGGTATGTATGCTGTGATGAAGACTGACCTTCATGAGTCCGACACTTCTAATTATCCTGCTGATAATCAGTTTAACATCCCTCTAGTCAACAAGAAGTAA
- the LOC116416723 gene encoding uncharacterized protein LOC116416723, producing the protein MQADLTLQRLNGLTIMATLTYQFHLTQVAVAGQNVYEDYQVEITKIEWLMPYVVLSDKHKIKLLNHLEKDRPITMSFCSWELYEYPLLPSKSKHVWTVKTANQLEKPRFVILGFQTNRKGRKTANASRFDHCNISNVTLFLNSQHYPYGNLNLNITNNQYALLYDMYANFQNAYYNKEVEPMLKKADYLSYAPLIVIDCSKQNESLKQASVDVRLEFEARANIPVGTSAYCLILHDRIVEYNPMSGDVKKIV; encoded by the exons ATGCAGGCTGACTTGACATTGCAGAGACTCAACGGCTTGACGATAATGGCTACTTTGACGTATCAATTCCACTTA ACGCAAGTAGCCGTGGCTGGTCAGAATGTTTACGAGGATTACCAAGTTGAAATCACCAAAATTGAATGGCTAATGCCATATGTGGTGCTCTCGgataaacataaaattaaattgctcAATCATCTGGAAAAGGATAGACCTATCACCATGAGTTTTTGTAGCTGGGAGCTATACGAGTATCCATTGTTGCCCAGTAAATCGAAACACGTGTGGACTGTCAAGACTGCCAATCAGCTGGAGAAGCCTCGCTTTGTTATTCTTGGCTTCCAGACAAATCGTAAAGGACGCAAAACAGCCAATGCTAGTCGCTTTGATCATTGCAATATAAGCAACGTTACACTTTTTCTCAACTCTCAACACTATCCCTATGGAAATCTCAATCTCAATATTACTAATAATCAGTATGCTCTACTCTACGATATGTATGCCAACTTTCAAAATGCTTACTACAACAAAGAGGTAGAACCAATGCTGAAAAAAGCCGACTATCTGTCGTATGCCCCTCTCATTGTCATTGACTGCTCAAAACAAAATGAGTCACTTAAGCAAGCATCAGTTGATGTACGTCTCGAATTTGAGGCTAGGGCAAATATTCCAGTTGGCACCTCTGCATACTGTCTCATCCTACACGATCGCATAGTCGAATACAACCCTATGAGTGGAgacgtgaaaaaaattgtttaa